Proteins from one Esox lucius isolate fEsoLuc1 chromosome 19, fEsoLuc1.pri, whole genome shotgun sequence genomic window:
- the LOC105021842 gene encoding neuronal cell adhesion molecule isoform X11, producing MERMRTRTSAAVFLMLILGYLGNALEVPLDPKVLEGLPQPPTITHQSPKDYIIDPRENIVIHCDAKGKPHPSFSWTRNGTHFDIDQDSKVTMKPRSGTLVVDISGEKAETYEGVYQCTARNEHGTAVSNNIVIRQSRSPLWSKERNPPIVVQEGVSLVLECRPPAGLPPPIIFWMNNNFQRLPQSSRVSQGLNGDLYFSNVLAEDTRKDYICYARFPHTQTIQQKQPITVMVLDLDAFNETVAALYNETDFFSDGSVGERKPTFLIPSGSSSSKMVLRGEVLELECIAEGLPTPEVSWMKMSGEFPASRTSVLQFKKTLRIENVSEADAGDYRCTGHNHLGSVHHTFHVTVRAAPYWISVPRNLVLAPRENGILICRASGIPKPTITWAMNGIPIENSPRDPSRKVEGDTIMFAEVQTGSSAVYQCNVSNEYGYLLANSFVNVLSEAPRVLTPANKVYQVISNSRALLDCYAFGSPVPKITWFKDSRSSTLEGDPYILLANGSLEIHVAQAANSGKYTCVARNSLGISENHVYLEVKEPTRILKQPEYKVVRRSKDVVFECKVKHDPTLIPTMTWLKDGGELPDDERFVVDSDSLTIMEVTEEDAGTYTCIMNTTLDQDSASATLTIVEVTPTPAVVYEYPEPPTDLELTDMKPKSVQLTWIPGDEHNSPIHKFLIQYSDSLHHHGHWHNLTEVPGTKTTAHLKLSPYVHYTFRVLALNAVGFSSPSQPSRMYPTNPAAPDENPDRVEVFGTEHDNLLISWKPLTGLQANGPGLQYLVMWRQKDVEKDWTSVTVANVSKFMVSGMPTFMLYEVKVQAINNYGIGPDPIVFSGYSGEDLPIQPPDNVHALVLNSTLAEVRWEPVPVKTVRGHLQGYRVYYWRERSLHKHNPHHVEQQVLTFSGNRIHGLLPGLQPYSLYWFNVRAFNRKGEGPPCSNQQFETPEGVPGRPSFLRIANTNLDSLTLEWGPPYEQNGRLTGYSLKYQTVNNSNQLGPVEELSLPANETSVTLLNLKYSTRYKFYFSAETGQGSGPALTEEAITVVDEAMAARQVDIATQGWFIGLMCAIALLILILLIICFIQRNKGGKYPVKEKEDAHTDPEFQPMKEDDCTFGEYSDNEDHKPLKGSRSPSNGTVRRDNSDDSLVDYGGDGGDGQFNEDGSFIGQYSGKSSTRDIIGGHESSEAPSPVNTSAMNSFV from the exons TGCCGCAGCCGCCCACCATAACTCACCAGTCGCCTAAAGATTACATCATTGACCCTCGGGAGAACATCGTCATTCACTGCGACGCCAAGGGAAAGCCGCATCCTAG CTTCTCGTGGACCAGGAATGGGACCCACTTCGACATCGACCAGGACTCCAAGGTGACGATGAAACCCCGCTCTGGCACCCTGGTGGTGGACATCAGTGGGGAGAAGGCTGAGACCTACGAGGGGGTCTACCAGTGTACTGCCAGGAACGAACATGGGACTGCGGTGTCCAACAACATCGTCATCAGACAGTCCA GGTCCCCCTTGTGGTCAAAGGAAAGGAATCCACCAATTGTGGTCCAAGAAGGCGTGTCTCTGGTGCTAGAGTGCCGGCCCCCTGCCGGCTTGCCCCCGCCCATCATATTCTGGATGAACAACA ACTTCCAGAGACTGCCTCAGAGCAGCCGTGTTTCCCAGGGCTTGAATGGAGACCTGTACTTCTCCAATGTCCTGGCGGAGGACACCCGGAAAGACTACATCTGTTACGCTCGCttcccccacacacagaccatcCAGCAGAAACAGCCCATCACTGTCATGGTTCTTGACT TGGATGCATTCAATGAGACTGTTGCTGCTTTGTACAATGAAACTGATTTTTTTAGTG ATGGCTCGGTGGGTGAGAGGAAACCCACCTTTCTCATCCCCTCGGGCTCCAGCAGCTCCAAGATGGTGCTCAGAGGCGAGGTCCTGGAGTTGGAGTGCATTGCTGAAGGCCT TCCAACCCCAGAGGTTTCGTGGATGAAGATGAGCGGGGAGTTTCCCGCCTCGCGGACCTCCGTCTTGCAATTCAAGAAGACCCTGCGAATCGAGAACGTGTCGGAGGCGGACGCCGGGGATTACCGTTGCACCGGGCATAACCACCTGGGCTCCGTGCACCACACCTTCCATGTCACCGTCCGAG CGGCCCCATACTGGATCAGTGTCCCCAGGAACCTGGTGCTGGCCCCCAGAGAGAACGGGATCCTGATCTGCCGGGCCAGTGGAATACCCAAACCCACCATCACCTGGGCCATGAACGGAATCCCCATAGAGA ATTCACCAAGGGACCCTAGTCGGAAGGTGGAGGGGGATACCATCATGTTTGCAGAGGTCCAGACTGGATCTAGTGCTGTCTACCAATGCAACGTATCCAATGAATATGGATATCTGCTAGCTAACTCCTTCGTAAACGTTCTTT CTGAAGCACCAAGAGTACTGACCCCGGCCAACAAGGTCTACCAGGTGATCAGCAACAGTCGTGCCTTACTGGACTGCTATGCCTTCGGATCGCCTGTTCCAAAAATCACCTG GTTCAAGGACAGCAGGTCCAGCACCCTGGAAGGGGATCCGTATATTCTGCTAGCGAACGGCAGTCTGGAGATTCATGTGGCCCAGGCCGCCAACAGCGGGAAGTATACCTGTGTTGCGCGCAACTCTCTGGGCATCTCTGAGAATCACGTCTATctggaggtcaaag AGCCCACCCGGATCCTGAAGCAGCCAGAGTACAAGGTGGTGCGTAGGAGCAAGGATGTGGTGTTTGAGTGTAAAGTGAAACACGACCCCACCCTCATCCCCACCATGACCTGGCTCAAAGACGGCGGGGAACTTCCGGATGAtgagag GTTTGTGGTAGACTCTGACAGCCTGACCATAATGGAGGTGACGGAGGAGGATGCGGGGACCTACACCTGCATCATGAACACCACTCTTGACCAGGATTCAGCCAGCGCCACCCTGACCATAGTCG AGGTCACTCCAACTCCAGCCGTTGTCTACG AATATCCAGAACCTCCCACTGACCTGGAGCTGACTGATATGAAGCCTAAGAGTGTCCAACTTACCTGGATTCCTGGAGATGAACACAACAGCCCTATTCACA AGTTTTTGATCCAGTACTCGGACTCCCTCCACCACCATGGCCACTGGCACAACCTGACTGAGGTACCGGGCACCAAGACCACGGCCCACCTCAAGCTGTCCCCTTATGTCCACTACACCTTCAGAGTTCTGGCCCTCAACGCCGTGGGCTTCTCCAGCCCCTCCCAGCCCTCCCGCATGTACCCGACCAACCCTGCAG CTCCAGATGAGAACCCTGATAGAGTGGAAGTCTTCGGGACAGAACATGACAACCTCCTGATCTCATGGAAG CCTCTCACTGGCCTCCAGGCCAATGGTCCCGGGCTGCAGTATCTGGTCATGTGGAGACAGAAGGACGTGGAGAAGGACTGGACCTCAGTGACAGTTGCTAACGTCTCCAAGTTCATGGTATCTGGCATGCCCACCTTCATGCTCTACGAGGTCAAGGTTCAAGCCATCAACAACTACGGGATTGGCCCTGACCCGATAGTGTTCAGTGGGTACTCCGGAGAGGACT TGCCGATCCAGCCGCCAGACAATGTCCATGCCCTGGTGTTGAACAGCACCCTGGCTGAGGTGCGCTGGGAGCCCGTTCCGGTCAAAACAGTCCGGGGGCATCTGCAAGGATACCGG gtGTACTACTGGCGTGAGCGCAGCCTTCACAAGCACAACCCGCACCATGTGGAGCAGCAAGTGCTGACCTTCAGTGGCAACCGGATCCACGGCCTGCTGCCCGGCCTGCAGCCCTACAGCCTCTACTGGTTCAACGTCCGCGCGTTCAACCGCAAGGGAGAGGGGCCCCCCTGCTCTAACCAGCAGTTTGAGACCCCCGAAGGAG TCCCGGGGCGGCCATCTTTCCTGAGAATTGCAAACACTAACCTGGACTCCCTGACTCTGGAGTGGGGTCCGCCCTACGAACAGAACGGACGCCTCACTGGTTACTCCCTGAAATACCAGACAG TCAATAACTCCAACCAGCTGGGTCCGGTGGAGGAGCTGAGCCTGCCGGCCAACGAGACCTCCGTCACGCTGCTAAACCTCAAGTACAGCACACGCTACAAGTTTTATTTCAGTGCTGAAACGGGCCAGGGATCTGGGCCTGCCCTTACTGAGGAAGCAATCACTGTCGTGGATGAAG CTATGGCGGCCAGACAGGTGGACATCGCCACTCAGGGCTGGTTCATTGGTCTGATGTGCGCCATCgccctcctcatcctcatcctcctcatcatctGCTTCATCCAGAGGAACAAGGGGGGCAAATACCCAG tgaaagagaaagaagacgCCCACACTGATCCTGAGTTCCAGCCCATGAAAGAGGACGACTGTACCTTCGGGGAATACAG TGACAATGAGGACCATAAACCATTAAAGGGGAGTCGCTCGCCATCTAACGGGACGGTGCGCAGGGACAACAGTGACGACAGTTTAGTTGACTACGGTGGCGATGGCGGCGACGGACAGTTCAACGAGGACGGGTCTTTTATTGGGCAGTATAGCGGGAAAAGCTCCACCAGAGACATCATTGGAGGCCACGAGAGCTCTGAGGCCCCCTCTCCGGTTAATACCTCCGCCATGAACTCCTTCGTGTAG
- the LOC105021842 gene encoding neuronal cell adhesion molecule isoform X17 yields the protein MERMRTRTSAAVFLMLILGYLGNALEVPLDPKVLEGLPQPPTITHQSPKDYIIDPRENIVIHCDAKGKPHPSFSWTRNGTHFDIDQDSKVTMKPRSGTLVVDISGEKAETYEGVYQCTARNEHGTAVSNNIVIRQSRSPLWSKERNPPIVVQEGVSLVLECRPPAGLPPPIIFWMNNNFQRLPQSSRVSQGLNGDLYFSNVLAEDTRKDYICYARFPHTQTIQQKQPITVMVLDYGSVGERKPTFLIPSGSSSSKMVLRGEVLELECIAEGLPTPEVSWMKMSGEFPASRTSVLQFKKTLRIENVSEADAGDYRCTGHNHLGSVHHTFHVTVRAAPYWISVPRNLVLAPRENGILICRASGIPKPTITWAMNGIPIENSPRDPSRKVEGDTIMFAEVQTGSSAVYQCNVSNEYGYLLANSFVNVLSEAPRVLTPANKVYQVISNSRALLDCYAFGSPVPKITWFKDSRSSTLEGDPYILLANGSLEIHVAQAANSGKYTCVARNSLGISENHVYLEVKEPTRILKQPEYKVVRRSKDVVFECKVKHDPTLIPTMTWLKDGGELPDDERFVVDSDSLTIMEVTEEDAGTYTCIMNTTLDQDSASATLTIVEVTPTPAVVYEYPEPPTDLELTDMKPKSVQLTWIPGDEHNSPIHKFLIQYSDSLHHHGHWHNLTEVPGTKTTAHLKLSPYVHYTFRVLALNAVGFSSPSQPSRMYPTNPAAPDENPDRVEVFGTEHDNLLISWKPLTGLQANGPGLQYLVMWRQKDVEKDWTSVTVANVSKFMVSGMPTFMLYEVKVQAINNYGIGPDPIVFSGYSGEDLPIQPPDNVHALVLNSTLAEVRWEPVPVKTVRGHLQGYRVYYWRERSLHKHNPHHVEQQVLTFSGNRIHGLLPGLQPYSLYWFNVRAFNRKGEGPPCSNQQFETPEGVPGRPSFLRIANTNLDSLTLEWGPPYEQNGRLTGYSLKYQTAMAARQVDIATQGWFIGLMCAIALLILILLIICFIQRNKGGKYPVKEKEDAHTDPEFQPMKEDDCTFGEYSDNEDHKPLKGSRSPSNGTVRRDNSDDSLVDYGGDGGDGQFNEDGSFIGQYSGKSSTRDIIGGHESSEAPSPVNTSAMNSFV from the exons TGCCGCAGCCGCCCACCATAACTCACCAGTCGCCTAAAGATTACATCATTGACCCTCGGGAGAACATCGTCATTCACTGCGACGCCAAGGGAAAGCCGCATCCTAG CTTCTCGTGGACCAGGAATGGGACCCACTTCGACATCGACCAGGACTCCAAGGTGACGATGAAACCCCGCTCTGGCACCCTGGTGGTGGACATCAGTGGGGAGAAGGCTGAGACCTACGAGGGGGTCTACCAGTGTACTGCCAGGAACGAACATGGGACTGCGGTGTCCAACAACATCGTCATCAGACAGTCCA GGTCCCCCTTGTGGTCAAAGGAAAGGAATCCACCAATTGTGGTCCAAGAAGGCGTGTCTCTGGTGCTAGAGTGCCGGCCCCCTGCCGGCTTGCCCCCGCCCATCATATTCTGGATGAACAACA ACTTCCAGAGACTGCCTCAGAGCAGCCGTGTTTCCCAGGGCTTGAATGGAGACCTGTACTTCTCCAATGTCCTGGCGGAGGACACCCGGAAAGACTACATCTGTTACGCTCGCttcccccacacacagaccatcCAGCAGAAACAGCCCATCACTGTCATGGTTCTTGACT ATGGCTCGGTGGGTGAGAGGAAACCCACCTTTCTCATCCCCTCGGGCTCCAGCAGCTCCAAGATGGTGCTCAGAGGCGAGGTCCTGGAGTTGGAGTGCATTGCTGAAGGCCT TCCAACCCCAGAGGTTTCGTGGATGAAGATGAGCGGGGAGTTTCCCGCCTCGCGGACCTCCGTCTTGCAATTCAAGAAGACCCTGCGAATCGAGAACGTGTCGGAGGCGGACGCCGGGGATTACCGTTGCACCGGGCATAACCACCTGGGCTCCGTGCACCACACCTTCCATGTCACCGTCCGAG CGGCCCCATACTGGATCAGTGTCCCCAGGAACCTGGTGCTGGCCCCCAGAGAGAACGGGATCCTGATCTGCCGGGCCAGTGGAATACCCAAACCCACCATCACCTGGGCCATGAACGGAATCCCCATAGAGA ATTCACCAAGGGACCCTAGTCGGAAGGTGGAGGGGGATACCATCATGTTTGCAGAGGTCCAGACTGGATCTAGTGCTGTCTACCAATGCAACGTATCCAATGAATATGGATATCTGCTAGCTAACTCCTTCGTAAACGTTCTTT CTGAAGCACCAAGAGTACTGACCCCGGCCAACAAGGTCTACCAGGTGATCAGCAACAGTCGTGCCTTACTGGACTGCTATGCCTTCGGATCGCCTGTTCCAAAAATCACCTG GTTCAAGGACAGCAGGTCCAGCACCCTGGAAGGGGATCCGTATATTCTGCTAGCGAACGGCAGTCTGGAGATTCATGTGGCCCAGGCCGCCAACAGCGGGAAGTATACCTGTGTTGCGCGCAACTCTCTGGGCATCTCTGAGAATCACGTCTATctggaggtcaaag AGCCCACCCGGATCCTGAAGCAGCCAGAGTACAAGGTGGTGCGTAGGAGCAAGGATGTGGTGTTTGAGTGTAAAGTGAAACACGACCCCACCCTCATCCCCACCATGACCTGGCTCAAAGACGGCGGGGAACTTCCGGATGAtgagag GTTTGTGGTAGACTCTGACAGCCTGACCATAATGGAGGTGACGGAGGAGGATGCGGGGACCTACACCTGCATCATGAACACCACTCTTGACCAGGATTCAGCCAGCGCCACCCTGACCATAGTCG AGGTCACTCCAACTCCAGCCGTTGTCTACG AATATCCAGAACCTCCCACTGACCTGGAGCTGACTGATATGAAGCCTAAGAGTGTCCAACTTACCTGGATTCCTGGAGATGAACACAACAGCCCTATTCACA AGTTTTTGATCCAGTACTCGGACTCCCTCCACCACCATGGCCACTGGCACAACCTGACTGAGGTACCGGGCACCAAGACCACGGCCCACCTCAAGCTGTCCCCTTATGTCCACTACACCTTCAGAGTTCTGGCCCTCAACGCCGTGGGCTTCTCCAGCCCCTCCCAGCCCTCCCGCATGTACCCGACCAACCCTGCAG CTCCAGATGAGAACCCTGATAGAGTGGAAGTCTTCGGGACAGAACATGACAACCTCCTGATCTCATGGAAG CCTCTCACTGGCCTCCAGGCCAATGGTCCCGGGCTGCAGTATCTGGTCATGTGGAGACAGAAGGACGTGGAGAAGGACTGGACCTCAGTGACAGTTGCTAACGTCTCCAAGTTCATGGTATCTGGCATGCCCACCTTCATGCTCTACGAGGTCAAGGTTCAAGCCATCAACAACTACGGGATTGGCCCTGACCCGATAGTGTTCAGTGGGTACTCCGGAGAGGACT TGCCGATCCAGCCGCCAGACAATGTCCATGCCCTGGTGTTGAACAGCACCCTGGCTGAGGTGCGCTGGGAGCCCGTTCCGGTCAAAACAGTCCGGGGGCATCTGCAAGGATACCGG gtGTACTACTGGCGTGAGCGCAGCCTTCACAAGCACAACCCGCACCATGTGGAGCAGCAAGTGCTGACCTTCAGTGGCAACCGGATCCACGGCCTGCTGCCCGGCCTGCAGCCCTACAGCCTCTACTGGTTCAACGTCCGCGCGTTCAACCGCAAGGGAGAGGGGCCCCCCTGCTCTAACCAGCAGTTTGAGACCCCCGAAGGAG TCCCGGGGCGGCCATCTTTCCTGAGAATTGCAAACACTAACCTGGACTCCCTGACTCTGGAGTGGGGTCCGCCCTACGAACAGAACGGACGCCTCACTGGTTACTCCCTGAAATACCAGACAG CTATGGCGGCCAGACAGGTGGACATCGCCACTCAGGGCTGGTTCATTGGTCTGATGTGCGCCATCgccctcctcatcctcatcctcctcatcatctGCTTCATCCAGAGGAACAAGGGGGGCAAATACCCAG tgaaagagaaagaagacgCCCACACTGATCCTGAGTTCCAGCCCATGAAAGAGGACGACTGTACCTTCGGGGAATACAG TGACAATGAGGACCATAAACCATTAAAGGGGAGTCGCTCGCCATCTAACGGGACGGTGCGCAGGGACAACAGTGACGACAGTTTAGTTGACTACGGTGGCGATGGCGGCGACGGACAGTTCAACGAGGACGGGTCTTTTATTGGGCAGTATAGCGGGAAAAGCTCCACCAGAGACATCATTGGAGGCCACGAGAGCTCTGAGGCCCCCTCTCCGGTTAATACCTCCGCCATGAACTCCTTCGTGTAG
- the LOC105021842 gene encoding neuronal cell adhesion molecule isoform X12: MERMRTRTSAAVFLMLILGYLGNALEVPLDLPQPPTITHQSPKDYIIDPRENIVIHCDAKGKPHPSFSWTRNGTHFDIDQDSKVTMKPRSGTLVVDISGEKAETYEGVYQCTARNEHGTAVSNNIVIRQSRSPLWSKERNPPIVVQEGVSLVLECRPPAGLPPPIIFWMNNNFQRLPQSSRVSQGLNGDLYFSNVLAEDTRKDYICYARFPHTQTIQQKQPITVMVLDLDAFNETVAALYNETDFFSDGSVGERKPTFLIPSGSSSSKMVLRGEVLELECIAEGLPTPEVSWMKMSGEFPASRTSVLQFKKTLRIENVSEADAGDYRCTGHNHLGSVHHTFHVTVRAAPYWISVPRNLVLAPRENGILICRASGIPKPTITWAMNGIPIENSPRDPSRKVEGDTIMFAEVQTGSSAVYQCNVSNEYGYLLANSFVNVLSEAPRVLTPANKVYQVISNSRALLDCYAFGSPVPKITWFKDSRSSTLEGDPYILLANGSLEIHVAQAANSGKYTCVARNSLGISENHVYLEVKEPTRILKQPEYKVVRRSKDVVFECKVKHDPTLIPTMTWLKDGGELPDDERFVVDSDSLTIMEVTEEDAGTYTCIMNTTLDQDSASATLTIVEVTPTPAVVYEYPEPPTDLELTDMKPKSVQLTWIPGDEHNSPIHKFLIQYSDSLHHHGHWHNLTEVPGTKTTAHLKLSPYVHYTFRVLALNAVGFSSPSQPSRMYPTNPAAPDENPDRVEVFGTEHDNLLISWKPLTGLQANGPGLQYLVMWRQKDVEKDWTSVTVANVSKFMVSGMPTFMLYEVKVQAINNYGIGPDPIVFSGYSGEDLPIQPPDNVHALVLNSTLAEVRWEPVPVKTVRGHLQGYRVYYWRERSLHKHNPHHVEQQVLTFSGNRIHGLLPGLQPYSLYWFNVRAFNRKGEGPPCSNQQFETPEGVPGRPSFLRIANTNLDSLTLEWGPPYEQNGRLTGYSLKYQTVNNSNQLGPVEELSLPANETSVTLLNLKYSTRYKFYFSAETGQGSGPALTEEAITVVDEAMAARQVDIATQGWFIGLMCAIALLILILLIICFIQRNKGGKYPVKEKEDAHTDPEFQPMKEDDCTFGEYSDNEDHKPLKGSRSPSNGTVRRDNSDDSLVDYGGDGGDGQFNEDGSFIGQYSGKSSTRDIIGGHESSEAPSPVNTSAMNSFV, translated from the exons TGCCGCAGCCGCCCACCATAACTCACCAGTCGCCTAAAGATTACATCATTGACCCTCGGGAGAACATCGTCATTCACTGCGACGCCAAGGGAAAGCCGCATCCTAG CTTCTCGTGGACCAGGAATGGGACCCACTTCGACATCGACCAGGACTCCAAGGTGACGATGAAACCCCGCTCTGGCACCCTGGTGGTGGACATCAGTGGGGAGAAGGCTGAGACCTACGAGGGGGTCTACCAGTGTACTGCCAGGAACGAACATGGGACTGCGGTGTCCAACAACATCGTCATCAGACAGTCCA GGTCCCCCTTGTGGTCAAAGGAAAGGAATCCACCAATTGTGGTCCAAGAAGGCGTGTCTCTGGTGCTAGAGTGCCGGCCCCCTGCCGGCTTGCCCCCGCCCATCATATTCTGGATGAACAACA ACTTCCAGAGACTGCCTCAGAGCAGCCGTGTTTCCCAGGGCTTGAATGGAGACCTGTACTTCTCCAATGTCCTGGCGGAGGACACCCGGAAAGACTACATCTGTTACGCTCGCttcccccacacacagaccatcCAGCAGAAACAGCCCATCACTGTCATGGTTCTTGACT TGGATGCATTCAATGAGACTGTTGCTGCTTTGTACAATGAAACTGATTTTTTTAGTG ATGGCTCGGTGGGTGAGAGGAAACCCACCTTTCTCATCCCCTCGGGCTCCAGCAGCTCCAAGATGGTGCTCAGAGGCGAGGTCCTGGAGTTGGAGTGCATTGCTGAAGGCCT TCCAACCCCAGAGGTTTCGTGGATGAAGATGAGCGGGGAGTTTCCCGCCTCGCGGACCTCCGTCTTGCAATTCAAGAAGACCCTGCGAATCGAGAACGTGTCGGAGGCGGACGCCGGGGATTACCGTTGCACCGGGCATAACCACCTGGGCTCCGTGCACCACACCTTCCATGTCACCGTCCGAG CGGCCCCATACTGGATCAGTGTCCCCAGGAACCTGGTGCTGGCCCCCAGAGAGAACGGGATCCTGATCTGCCGGGCCAGTGGAATACCCAAACCCACCATCACCTGGGCCATGAACGGAATCCCCATAGAGA ATTCACCAAGGGACCCTAGTCGGAAGGTGGAGGGGGATACCATCATGTTTGCAGAGGTCCAGACTGGATCTAGTGCTGTCTACCAATGCAACGTATCCAATGAATATGGATATCTGCTAGCTAACTCCTTCGTAAACGTTCTTT CTGAAGCACCAAGAGTACTGACCCCGGCCAACAAGGTCTACCAGGTGATCAGCAACAGTCGTGCCTTACTGGACTGCTATGCCTTCGGATCGCCTGTTCCAAAAATCACCTG GTTCAAGGACAGCAGGTCCAGCACCCTGGAAGGGGATCCGTATATTCTGCTAGCGAACGGCAGTCTGGAGATTCATGTGGCCCAGGCCGCCAACAGCGGGAAGTATACCTGTGTTGCGCGCAACTCTCTGGGCATCTCTGAGAATCACGTCTATctggaggtcaaag AGCCCACCCGGATCCTGAAGCAGCCAGAGTACAAGGTGGTGCGTAGGAGCAAGGATGTGGTGTTTGAGTGTAAAGTGAAACACGACCCCACCCTCATCCCCACCATGACCTGGCTCAAAGACGGCGGGGAACTTCCGGATGAtgagag GTTTGTGGTAGACTCTGACAGCCTGACCATAATGGAGGTGACGGAGGAGGATGCGGGGACCTACACCTGCATCATGAACACCACTCTTGACCAGGATTCAGCCAGCGCCACCCTGACCATAGTCG AGGTCACTCCAACTCCAGCCGTTGTCTACG AATATCCAGAACCTCCCACTGACCTGGAGCTGACTGATATGAAGCCTAAGAGTGTCCAACTTACCTGGATTCCTGGAGATGAACACAACAGCCCTATTCACA AGTTTTTGATCCAGTACTCGGACTCCCTCCACCACCATGGCCACTGGCACAACCTGACTGAGGTACCGGGCACCAAGACCACGGCCCACCTCAAGCTGTCCCCTTATGTCCACTACACCTTCAGAGTTCTGGCCCTCAACGCCGTGGGCTTCTCCAGCCCCTCCCAGCCCTCCCGCATGTACCCGACCAACCCTGCAG CTCCAGATGAGAACCCTGATAGAGTGGAAGTCTTCGGGACAGAACATGACAACCTCCTGATCTCATGGAAG CCTCTCACTGGCCTCCAGGCCAATGGTCCCGGGCTGCAGTATCTGGTCATGTGGAGACAGAAGGACGTGGAGAAGGACTGGACCTCAGTGACAGTTGCTAACGTCTCCAAGTTCATGGTATCTGGCATGCCCACCTTCATGCTCTACGAGGTCAAGGTTCAAGCCATCAACAACTACGGGATTGGCCCTGACCCGATAGTGTTCAGTGGGTACTCCGGAGAGGACT TGCCGATCCAGCCGCCAGACAATGTCCATGCCCTGGTGTTGAACAGCACCCTGGCTGAGGTGCGCTGGGAGCCCGTTCCGGTCAAAACAGTCCGGGGGCATCTGCAAGGATACCGG gtGTACTACTGGCGTGAGCGCAGCCTTCACAAGCACAACCCGCACCATGTGGAGCAGCAAGTGCTGACCTTCAGTGGCAACCGGATCCACGGCCTGCTGCCCGGCCTGCAGCCCTACAGCCTCTACTGGTTCAACGTCCGCGCGTTCAACCGCAAGGGAGAGGGGCCCCCCTGCTCTAACCAGCAGTTTGAGACCCCCGAAGGAG TCCCGGGGCGGCCATCTTTCCTGAGAATTGCAAACACTAACCTGGACTCCCTGACTCTGGAGTGGGGTCCGCCCTACGAACAGAACGGACGCCTCACTGGTTACTCCCTGAAATACCAGACAG TCAATAACTCCAACCAGCTGGGTCCGGTGGAGGAGCTGAGCCTGCCGGCCAACGAGACCTCCGTCACGCTGCTAAACCTCAAGTACAGCACACGCTACAAGTTTTATTTCAGTGCTGAAACGGGCCAGGGATCTGGGCCTGCCCTTACTGAGGAAGCAATCACTGTCGTGGATGAAG CTATGGCGGCCAGACAGGTGGACATCGCCACTCAGGGCTGGTTCATTGGTCTGATGTGCGCCATCgccctcctcatcctcatcctcctcatcatctGCTTCATCCAGAGGAACAAGGGGGGCAAATACCCAG tgaaagagaaagaagacgCCCACACTGATCCTGAGTTCCAGCCCATGAAAGAGGACGACTGTACCTTCGGGGAATACAG TGACAATGAGGACCATAAACCATTAAAGGGGAGTCGCTCGCCATCTAACGGGACGGTGCGCAGGGACAACAGTGACGACAGTTTAGTTGACTACGGTGGCGATGGCGGCGACGGACAGTTCAACGAGGACGGGTCTTTTATTGGGCAGTATAGCGGGAAAAGCTCCACCAGAGACATCATTGGAGGCCACGAGAGCTCTGAGGCCCCCTCTCCGGTTAATACCTCCGCCATGAACTCCTTCGTGTAG